The nucleotide window GTAACACgttttatttattaacacatatTATTATAATGGATCTATTGAGAGGAATAATGAGTAATATCACTATGTTACAAGGtgaatcagaaaaacaaaaactgctatgTTAATGCCATGTGACTTTTCTTTAACACTCTCCACAATCCATTTATAGGTCAGGTTCACTTTACCGAATGTCCTTCTAAGGGGCAAAGACAGGATAACTGCCATCACCCTCTTTGGCATTTACTAAAATGCGTTTTGTTACATCGGTGCACTAACGGAGGTAGTACAACCTGAAGAAACAATACTGACACAAGATTTgatgcattaaaataaagcagtggTTACTAGGAGTAGTGTTTTTTTGAGTCTCGGCAAGGGACAAAGACTCCCCGAGTTAGGTAGGTATTATTctcaaatatattacatataaatggtCACCTAGATTTAAAGCAAATTTACTGTGGATTATGATCTCTGCTAATACAGGAGAAATAAGTCACTAGTAACAGATGGGCAAGTGGGGGGAACAGTGGATAGCATTTCAGACAAGGGGGGTGGGGGCTGGGGACATGCACCCCTATGACTGATCAGACTATATAAAAGTCCGGCCTTCCTTTATAAATAGCCAACTTAAGAGAATAACAGAGTGGCTTAATGTAATTGTCTGGTTAGCCATCATAGGAGCAGTTCTAAAACAATGACTTGGCCAAATATATGCAACAAATCGCCGTAAATAACAAGGGACTTTACCACATGACCAATTCACATTACCTTTGCTTCTTGCTCATTAAAGTTGTTGCTGTTAAACATTTGGGCCATTGATTCAAAGGCAGCGGTTAGAGGCATCATGAACTGAGCAAACTGTTCCTCATCCTCTCCTAAACACAGTAAGGAAAAAGTAAATGACACAGATAGAGGTGATGACAAAACTCACAAGATTTAACAAAGCAAAAGTACCTAAATCCACCATGAGGAGACGCCCCAGTGCTGTATAGAAGGTAGTTCGGCAGCGCATATCTGACAAATTTGACTGGCTGTTGATTCCCAAGAAAGAAAAGTGTTCGCTCTGTAAGAGAGAATATCGATATAACTGCAGGCCTTGATCCTAAAAGAGCATTATCGAACAAAATGTGACCAACTTCATTTTACATCAAATGCTTTTGACCTATTATATGGAGTTTTTGTTCCAAATGCTCTACTGGTTCCTGTCCTCCTTCAGTCAAATTTACAAATTAGGAGACGAGAGAGGTAAAGTCCTTTGACGAACAGAGACTATGTTTGTGAGTCTTACATGTACTTATATACAGATATGAACCATTTGTATATGCAGAGAGGATGAGGTGTTTGGGGAACATTACCAATTTGATCACATATGTGCCAAATAATAAAATCTCAAAAGTGAAGACGTTTCCCAAACCATCGATTTCTTCCCTCCAAGCCTGAAAagttcctaatttattaaatcagcaTCTTGGTGGCTTGGCAATtaactttgcattaaaaaaagaaaacaaaattctttaaaaatttttttttaaaagcacaacacgttttttttaaatacaaccaGGGTAATACTGGGACCTATTTTCAGCTTCATGTAGAGaagtctgggggggggggatgaaatCGGGGCTTTCAGCAACATATGCAATTCAGTATATCATTTTACTGTATACAGCAACAGGTACATCGCAATTGATATGAATTTCTGCATTATAGGCACCGTTGCACTTACTGTGTGGTTGTTTAACATGAACTGAACAGCACTGAGCTTCACCAGCTTCCTGACACTGCTGTACGTGCGAGGGGTTAAGGAAAAACAACTAATATCACAAACAACcttataaaaaacatacaattcaTTAAAAAGCAGGTTCTTAATAGGCCTACAATAGGTTGTCATTCACCAAACTATCATTTTAATATTGCAGATATGCAGCTTTTATTGGAATAGTAACCACGAGTCTGCGATGAAGGTACATGATGAATTTCCTGTTAAAGGGAGTGCCTGTCTGCCAGTTttggttcactgttgtcaccatgtcAAATCAGACTTCTAAAAAAGACTAGAAGCGGATGTGCCAAGCAACTTTTGTACAGACATGGCTCTctgctgtcaccatcaggaaatcaGTCCTGAGAATGCCATGTACAAGTATGTATGAGGCTACAAAACATCTGCAGTGCTCATATGCAacaataagtataaaaaaaaaaaagaaaaaaaaaaagaaaaaagaaaaaaaattgttgggaaCTATTTATGTCAAAGTGGTTTAACAAACTGGCTGGTATTTATTAATTGTTTACATGTACCATAAAGAATCTTTTGTTTATTCTACCTAAgcatctttttaatttatttctagcAAAAAAGGCCAGACAAAAACATACACGACTAACGCAACGATAACCCACCCCAAGGTAAAAGACCTTGCATGTACAAGAACAGTAATAGATCCAGTATATCCCATAATCAAACACAAGTTGCATCAGAAATCCTACAACAGAATTATATTATTGTCATCTGGGTGGACAGGTTTGGATTTATGTCAATGGTATTAGTTTGACAGTTTTTAAAGCTTCACAGGTTATTCAGAATTCACTCACAGATGTATATTATCTGCAGTTGATATCCTTCacaggttttgcatttccatagactAGGGAATGCAAAACCTGTCTGATATGAGCAAAAATATGTTAACACAACCGCTTGGGTTTGGAAGTACGCCTGAGTTCCCCCCGCCCACCCAGCAATATCCAAATATTAGTGTAGGATATCCTATAGACAAGTCATTCAGCAGCTGAAGGGTCTTTGATGTGATGGGTTCGCAGCGTCCCCAGTATTTCAAATTTGTGATTCTGCAGAAACATAAAAGAGCAGGTCATCTCTTTTCTTGTACAATTAGTATTCATAACAGGCAACAGATGCTGGACAAAAATTACAGAAGCAAGCCTCACATTTTGCCAATGAAGATGCTCAGCACCATTGTTTCATCATTCAGACCCAACACGTCTGAGAGACGACGGTAAAGCTGCAATTGAGAGAAAATAAAGACCATGATCAGACCATGAACAGATGGAGTACAAAATGCTAGCTACTGCTTAGTGTTAGCTGGCGATCCTAGTTACCTTGGAGGACTTCTGCACTTGATCCCCAATGTATATTTTCCTGAACTGCTCAAAGAAGCTCAGCATAGAAAGTTCCAGCTTCTCATTTCCAGCCTGTGCTAGACGCGAGTCTGTGAGGTTCATGAGCTGAAGCACTCTGTCAAATTAAAAGAATGATACGATGATGAGTAtggtaaataaaaagcaaagaaattatTGAAATCAATAATATGTTATGATATAGCCATATGAAATAATGTCAATCTGAAGAAAGTGTTTAAATTCACCTTTAAATGTACAATAACATGTGTAACTGGCCGCTGGTATAGAAAGCAGGTCCTTACCATTTCCTGTCACCCCACTGCTAGCAATGAGATCAAAGATTTAATTTGTTAACTGAGCGGAACAGGTGGCAGGCTACACAGTAACCATGCAGATTAGAGCTGCAAATTCCTTTATTTGGGGTTTACATCAGGGTTTTGTACTTCTGGGTGTACTCTTCAAAGCAACTGAAGAGGTATGAAAAGGACTGGAAACAACGATCCACAGCAACCAGGTAAATGCCTCTAGAACACAATTCTAGATTTTTACTTGCTATGCAATTTTTCATGTTCgaaaaattgtcttttaaaacatttttgaactaACATGGCCTAATGCACAAAAGCAATGGtttgatgaaaaaatattaacttaTTGGTAAGCCATGTAGACTGTATCTGATGACATGTTGTATACTTAGATTAACTTGAATTTATTTCATTAGAATAAACCAGTCAAATCATACCCCGACTACATTAATAAGTGCATGTCAAAGCTTCATAAAAAGAGGATATTTAGCACATCTTTCTATTACATactgtgagggaaagaagtatttgatcccctgctgatttttgtacgtttgccctctgacaaagaaatgaccagtctatactTGTAATGTTAGGTTAATTgaagctgtgagagacagaataacaacaaaagaaccctcaaaagtcagagcttgatgtgcatttccctttaaaaacacTGCCAGATAAGAAAGATCTGTTGATAGTCCCTGAGTAATCTGTTGAGTTCCTAGCTTCCtgtgtgggctgacaacacaaacTAAACACACAAATCAGGCCTTGCAAATACAATAGTGTCACATGTGGGAGAGCTGATCCGAATTTAGCAGGCCCAGCATCATATTTGACtaggaaatatttattgtatatactgtatctaCCATTAGACTGTTCGCTTCTTAACATGAATATGAGATCTTTTCATAGCTATGACTGCAGTAATACCTACCGACATACTAGTTCTCCATCCATGGCATCTTGCTCATCGGTGCTGGCAAATGAGACTCTACCTCCAATCACTGCCCCGATGATGTATACAAGCCAAGTGAGGCGACCTGAAGGAAGAGGCAAggtgaaaaggtaaaaaagagaACCAAGGAAAGCGAAATGTGTACGACATAACCCATTTAAAGAGGATTTTTTATGTAGCAAAaggaaaaagtaatttaaacaaaTCAGAACTTTGGCTACTGTTCTAACTTTTATGGCAAATTTCCTTTATTAAGTGTAATAATTTAAAGCCAAGAAATAGCAGGAACATCTTTACTAGCCTCCGCATACAAAGGGATATTATGAGCAAAATGAACAAGTGTTATCGATCTGTACACATTGATCCTCACCTTCCTGAACAGCCAGCTCCATGCTAGGGGCTGATCCACTCTGAAGAAGTTCCTGATAGGTCTGTGCTGATTGGTCAAACAGCTGCACCAAGAGTGCACACGTCTTGTCATATTCACAGCGCCCAATGGTGGAGAGCTGATCCAGCTGTTGCTGCACCAGTCCTGCGTCATCAAGCGGATCCTCCAGGCCATCCCTACAAAGATATCATTTAGGTGAAGGAGTTTTACCAGGATTTAACCCAAAGACAATAGCCACATTATACCGATACAAACTGAAACccatttgttaatatttattttggctaAAAATATCAAGAGGAATAGGAAACAATTTCAACAAAGGTCCATCCTAAATGAGCTGATACATCACAAACAAAAGTATACAGAACGATAGGCAACCTGTGTCCAAGAGGAATGGGGACCAGTGTTTATGGAAAGTTCACAGCACATGTAACAAATTTCAGAGTGACAGTCATAGGAAGGAGATAACGTGTGCTTTTTGCTTGACAGTCTGCTTTAGCTCCACTTAATGGCAGGACACATGGCcacactttattttttccttacacATTCATTATAAAACCATAAGAGATTACAATCCATGCTAATTCGTTTACCTGAGGATTATGTGTACAGACTCCAGGCGAGATGTGACATAGGCCTTTGTCACTTCTGGAGTGTAAGTCTCCAGGAGATGTGGCTCTGTAGCCTTCACATAGGGCACAGATGCTGCAAGACGCTGCCACAGACTTAAGAGGTAATGTACTGAATTCGGTGCAAATTCCCAGTGCTGAAAAACAAGGACACACAAACCATTTAtgcaaaatccaaaataataaccTGATCATCAGATACAAGTTAGATGTATTATATACTGCTTATCAATGGTCTAAGGACTTGGATGATGAGATCAGATTGCAGTGCATATTTAAGCAACATACTATCCCTGTTGCTTTTCTCTAAAATCAACATGGCTTGTGACAGTAAGATGGTCAGACAGTAAGACCTCAAGCAGATACTAAAGAATTACACCTTAAATTAAAGTATGTTCAAAAGGAAGTCAACTGGTTTTATGTTAGTCATAGAACAGATCTTTTGTCAGTGAAAACCGTCTAGTGAAGTGAAACAAAACATCTGGCTAACagcaaatccccccccccccaagtgttACAAGGACACAAGTGAAGGTAAAATCTTCCCGTACACACTAACAGTAAAACTTCAGAAAGTATGATGCTTCCCtacactattaaaaaaacaacaacaacaaaaaaaaaaaaaaaccttggctaGAAAGTTGAGTGTGTTTTTTGCAGCCAAATCTTCTCcgaaaaacagaacatttatatAGACTTGCTATTTTCACATATAACAACGGCTGATATTAATTTATGTGTGTTTAAACCAACCTGCAGACTGGTGACAGTAAAGTTAGCAATAAGCCTGATGACTTCTGGGTAATTTTCCACTTTCACCAGCTCTCCCAGCTGGTAATTACTCTTCAGTCGGGCTAGCAATCGACAGAATTCATGGTAGTTATTGGGGTCAGCCAGgctctataaaacaaaatgacactgATTAGTATACTGGTCCATGGGATATACAGAGCTACAAATATGATCATCCTTCCCATGTTTTGTAAAGTTTATAAAGATACCTGTGCTCTGCACAAAAGTTTCAGAAAGATTCTGTATATAATACCAGGAGAAATACATCATAGCAGAAACTGATTTATAATACACAACTGTGTGAAGTCTTTTGCATTATAAGATCTTTCATGCACTTACTTGGGGATTCTCTAAGATCCTCTTTACCCCATCCACAAGGTGTGAGAGGAACTTGGCTCTTTCGGCATTATTAAATAAGGAACGACGCACAGAGGCAATCTGTACTAAACAGGAGAGGACCTGTGCAGAAAAAGAAAGCTTGCATCATAGAACTTTTAGGACAAATGTTACCAGCAGAGTTCACTTTCTGGACCCTTCAAAAGTCACTTACCAGTGGGGAGAAGTTGGGAGGAATGGAATGATATAGGTCAAAAAACAGCTGTAGTGTAGAAGAGTCCAGGAAGGCTGCAGAAGCACAACAGATGCATGATGTTAATAGGTATACTTTCAAATTTTACCTAGAAATCAGTTCCattaaataatttccaaaaatcaAAGTAGACCAGCCTCCAAAGTGGATTTTCCAATTTCAGAAAGAATGAAAAACGGAAATTCTATGCAGCTGAGCAGATGAGTGTTGTATTTTCAGTCATAGTCTTCTGCTCAGTggcaaattttaataatatatatctcCTTTAAGTCATGTTGAATGCGCTTGAGCATAAAGGAACAGTTTAGGTCCCAGAACCCAACTGAATAGCAACAGTTGGGCAGCctaaaatttgcttttatataaGCCAAAAAGTTAAACAATGAGTGACCAGGTGGAGAAACCATTAAGAATCAAGCCACCAAAGGAGGTGTTGTCCATTTTGTTGCACAAAGCAACTCTCTACAATTTTAACGCACCTGAGCGCCAACTTGTCGGAAtctgcactgtacaaagatcGTCTGAGGACTCATCTGTGGAAGTACCAATGAAGTCAAAGTTCAGACAGTTGTGTGTAAGTTTGAGTAGCTGCATGAGCAGATCATGCTGAGACCCATCAGACAGAAGCAAGGACTTGCCAGATGCCTAGAgacaaaagagagagaaaagtaCCAGAGTTTCAGCTTTTAGGAGCGATAGAAGATTTATATTTTGCAGGTCACACAACTGGTAAGGAATCGACAAATAGGAGAATTATTGTTTCCTAGTCCCAGGCTTTACATTAATTCAGTAAGTAGATTGACTTACTTTTTAAGCCTGTCTGGCTTGTCTGGGGACAGAGTAATGTTTGTGTACtctatttagaaataaataactGCAGTACATTATACAACAACACTCAGACTAAAACAGAGGTAGAGAAAAATGGGAGCCAATCTGGTGTTGCATGCAAAGGAACATACAGAAAGAACAGAGTGAGCATAGGAATAAcctcattattttgtttttgtgtggaGAAAGGACATAAATGTATTTCTCAAATGGGATTACTGTCATTCATCTGGCTGTTTTGTGATGGAGCTGGGTATATCTCTGGGCAGAAAAACAGATCTTTTAGCTGCTAAAACCACCCTTTTCAATGTATTGCATCTGTGTACTTGGTTGTGTATCTAAAGTTCGACCTAAAAAATACCATCTAACCTATCATGAAACAAGAAGACTGCAAAAGGAAGCCTGCATTAGGAGACCTGAAAATcatcaaaaagttatttttgtgatTAATATTGTCTTCTTACCTGTTTGAGCAGATTACAGGACAGAGTGAAAATATCGAACAGCGATGAGTCTCTAAAGGATGAGGCAATTTTGCGGTGCTTGGTCAGAGGGTGGGTGGCATCTGCCTATTGAAAAAACACAACCGCTATCTGTTAATTATAGATAACCACATGCTGCCAGAACACCAAAAATCTCATTATATCTGTCATGCTTAGTTAGCTGTATTAAGCCATACCGATTTTTATTTAAGCTTTcggttatttttttctgaataaaggCCAGAAATAGTATACACATTTAAGGAAGGATTATCTTTCCTGCATGAACAACAAACTCAAGTGAAACATTTGAAGACCAATCCAGACTAAAAAAGCTGGGTCCCTGGTACGTAGACGGACCTTCTAGCTTCTATGCTAAAAGTCATTGACCCAGAACAAAGGATGAAGAGTTCGCTAGCTGCATGTTTGTTGTGGGACAAAACAGATAGAGACAACCAGATAGATAGCATTTTTAGAGGTGGTTGGAAATTGCATCCTATTTCTTTTACCAGTGATCTggtaattacttttttcttttatttgaccAGGGagtgagaaaaataaataaataaataaaacttaaatttTGATCTTCCCCCGCAAAAAATGATTTTGAGATAGTATACATTAGGATCCgaagcatttttgttttatatcctCATCTAGTCATTCATTAGAATCCAGAAATGAGCATTACtaccaaagtttattttttgtcaaatttaatatgtttattcatttgtttctTGATGATCCTGCTAAGAAGATTCTTGTTATAATTCTCAACTGAGCTCCTgtattgtcaccttgtcacactACCCTTGATGGAGACCTACAGGCGACCATGCTACCACATTAGGCAGGCAGGGTACATCACGGTCACTAAAAAGCTGGTTCaaggcaataataaaaaacaattatgataTAGAGTGcaggtttacattttctttactataaGCCTGCATGTCAGTAGATTCCTCATATGGTTGAGTCAGTCCTGAAGGTAAAATTATTACTTGGAGAACACTGAGAAATCATAATTTTCCAGTCATCACCGTCCCACCCTAAACTGGGAAAGCCCCTTCATGTTACTAATAAAAGACGGATTGTAGCACATATTTAAGCCTCAAGCCAAGTCTGtgctcaaaatatttttattaccagtCTGCTTAAAGAAATGTAAGTTCTGTACACAGTGATAATTTGTAAGAACCAAACCAGCAGTAGTATCATCTAATACTGAACTGAAGCAATTAAGAATGTGAAGAAGagaatttttttcacaaacactGGAGATCCTGGTGTGCAGATTCTGGCACACATCCAGGAAGGTGTCACTTACCTGGTTAATCTCATTGGTCAGCTGGGATAAAATACTGACTCCGATGACACAATAGTCCACACTGTCCTGTAAAGCGTAAATAAATGCAGGAGATTACACAAGTCAGAATGAAAAGAAAGTGGCAAATATCAAGATAAATGACCAAAGTTATGCACCTTGTTCTAATACTTGATAAACAAGAATAAATAGCTATAAAAGTGGTGGTGGGGACGGAATGTTAATACATCAACTGGACACAATGATTTATAacaaaagaaaggaagagaacttCAGAAACTGTACAGGTAATGGAAAGGTGAGCAATCGCCATGATCCCACTTTTATCAGTTATGATGCTCATGAATGCTTTGGGCCCAGTGTGAATAAATATGCTAACCACTAATTTtcacaaaattataaatatcaattgacaagctacatacacacgtcagatgattcatgTCCGATAATCACATCAAGACTAATAGACGACAATCTGGCTTGTGTACGGCGCttgtccgacgtcgttcatggatcagtcTTGGCAGAGCCAtaaacgacgaatgatcgtattacaagtgaaggggagaatgTAGCGGGGcactgctccatcgttctccccctcccctctccataaagcagaatgccACAGTATGTACAACgctctttcagtcttttatcattggaaaggattgtgaaagatcctttccaatgacaatatagaaTTATTAGGGGAGTTGAATAATCTTGTTAGCAAAATATATTGTTAGGGTCATGTAAATAGTGTAaccatatttttttctacaataacaAACCTCTGTGACAGCAAGTACCTTTACAAaaagatagggactgcaggtttgtttttaagttaaatttgtaaataagttagaacaggtacatttttttaataaatgcaattaggacagatgtttgtctctataaaatcctcactatgagctatttacaaaaaaaaacaaaacttggagcctagacattgattaacttctggagcaaactgtgcttaatatgcaaaaagaaacaactccagtttgttcattaaagagttacaagagcttgcagaagagcttagtcccatgtgtgtttagcaaaagatttcttctgcaagtcatgcaaaccgtccctcCTCCTCCAAGCCTCCTggtgcacacgagggagcagggaagcccctgcatatctagaagtcgtccgtttgccagatgtccttaacctggggactacctgtattaggtAAACTTCCTTTACCTTCTAACTAATTGGAGTAGACGTCAGGAGCAAGGAgtccaaggaaaaaaataaaataaaactcgcCCTTTGTTGGTGAGGTTACCTTTATTAaatttaacctttatttattaaatacttattttCCTGGGGGATGGGTGTAATTCCTTCCTCTAGTCTGGCATTCTTTCTATtcatgcccttttttttttttttagagtgggcTGCCTTAGTgcaacacataataaaacaaatgactgaacattaaagtgaatgtttttgACACACCAATCATCTTCCTAACACTTGACAGCAGAATGTTATCTTTTAATCATCATTATCGGAGGTACAAATGCTAACAAGACAAACCACAGGAAaactacaaaacaatttaacttaaataaatttaaatgatcCACTTAGTTGTATCTGATTGGgactgattttcctttttttaaaacgGAAGCAGAAATACATTAAATGGCAGATCAGATTTTTCATGTAACAGGGTCAGTGCAGAGAAACAAAAGAGAACCTGGCAGTactgacaaaacattgctgaggGACGGATTAGAGGGGATTAGAGGAAATAATCTAGTCCAGTGGTCCTAGACTAGAATGCATCACAGTCATcgtgtaaaaaagagaaaatgaagcATTACATGACCACAATGAACGTCTGTCAGAAGTCAAGATGGTATATTTGTTGTGCATCTATGTAGTGTTTTTTGATTAGCACTGTCCTGGAGAGAAGCTCAAATTTAAGATATGCACTATGGAAGAGAATTAGATCATTTCAAAAAAGCcaaatccttttatatttttttttatcagacataAACATCCTCCGAGAAGGACATTGAATGAATCCTCAATAGAGAAGCATGAAGGTCGCTAGTTTCTCTTTCCTAGAGATGAATGATCTGACAACTCCTTTATATgtaaactgcacaaaaaaaagtggaactaatgtCCCATTATAATAAATTGCCcaatgcagtatatattttggATCATACTTGACATGACAAAAAGAGAACTGTGCACAATGCAGCTCATGTGTGCATGCACAAGATCCATTATCAGTGGACATCTAACGAAAGAGAGTGATGGAACAATCAGTAGTGTCAGAGCAGCCACTGAAGCCTGGACCAGTGACCATAAGGGTCAGTTTCCAATAAAGTGCACTTCTGCTTTGCACACATACTTGAACATTATTAGAGAGCCCACCCAGCATAACTTAACATTCTATAGCAGGGGTCgtcaaactttttgactcaggggccacaatctgaaaaaaattttGACAGAGGGGTCGGGCCGATGGGGGAGTGGGTCAGGTTATGcaatcatgacgccactgaacgtgacgtcatgatggcataacctcgcccactctcccatcgcaggctcagatccaggggaCGTGttcagagccgcggaacacccaaagtcCTGGGGGCCgcagtttgcccatgcctgttctatAGTGATATCCTGTATAGAGTGAAAGGTTGCTCAAAACTACACAAAAAGAGTACTTTGCTGCCATCAAGCACCCATAGGGTAAGATTAAGGTTTCAAGGATGCTTTATAAAGAAGGAATTTCAGATTTCAAAAGAAACCACATAAGACTAAGTGGTTGTCCTAAGCATTTAACAATAGTTTCAGCGAAGATACATCCCACAGACATACAAtgactttaacatgttaatgatCAAATACAGAATACCTTCAGGTGCATTCATATTCAATTTGAGATTCATTTACAGCTCTAAGCTGCATAGAGCTTTTACACATTCATTTCTTTTCAGCCTGGTAACACACACTCACCTGCAGAAAGCGCGTGACATCCACAATAAC belongs to Pyxicephalus adspersus chromosome 2, UCB_Pads_2.0, whole genome shotgun sequence and includes:
- the XPO7 gene encoding exportin-7, with protein sequence MADPVQSLAQLEILCKQLYETTDTSTRLQAEKALVEFTNSPECLSKCQLLLERGSSSYSQLLAATCLTKLVSRSSNPLPLEQRIDIRNYVLNYLATRPKLASFVTQALIQLYARITKLGWFDCQKDEYVFRSVIVDVTRFLQDSVDYCVIGVSILSQLTNEINQADATHPLTKHRKIASSFRDSSLFDIFTLSCNLLKQASGKSLLLSDGSQHDLLMQLLKLTHNCLNFDFIGTSTDESSDDLCTVQIPTSWRSAFLDSSTLQLFFDLYHSIPPNFSPLVLSCLVQIASVRRSLFNNAERAKFLSHLVDGVKRILENPQSLADPNNYHEFCRLLARLKSNYQLGELVKVENYPEVIRLIANFTVTSLQHWEFAPNSVHYLLSLWQRLAASVPYVKATEPHLLETYTPEVTKAYVTSRLESVHIILRDGLEDPLDDAGLVQQQLDQLSTIGRCEYDKTCALLVQLFDQSAQTYQELLQSGSAPSMELAVQEGRLTWLVYIIGAVIGGRVSFASTDEQDAMDGELVCRVLQLMNLTDSRLAQAGNEKLELSMLSFFEQFRKIYIGDQVQKSSKLYRRLSDVLGLNDETMVLSIFIGKIITNLKYWGRCEPITSKTLQLLNDLSIGYSSVRKLVKLSAVQFMLNNHTSEHFSFLGINSQSNLSDMRCRTTFYTALGRLLMVDLGEDEEQFAQFMMPLTAAFESMAQMFNSNNFNEQEAKRSLVGLVRDLRGIAFAFNAKSSFMMLFDWIYPAYMPILQRALELWFHDPACTTPILKLMAELVHNRSQRLQFDVSSPNGILLFRETSKMITTYGNRILTLGELPKEQLYVLKLKGISICFSVLKAALSGSYVNFGVFRLYGDEALDNALQTFVKLLLSVPHSDLLDYPKLSQSYYSLLEVLTQDHMSFIASLEPHVIMYILSSISEGLTALDTMVCTGCCSCLDHIVTYLFKQLSRSSKKRGAPPPQESERFLHIMQQHPEMIQQMLSTVLNIIIFEDCRNQWSMSRPLLGLILLNEKYFAELRNSIVSSQPPEKQQAMHLCFENLMEGIEGNLLTKNRDRFTQNLSAFRREVNDSMKNSSCGPNSNEMMS